One stretch of Nitrospirota bacterium DNA includes these proteins:
- a CDS encoding sensor domain-containing diguanylate cyclase, which yields MLQKFFRLITFVDLPIKKKFTLFSLGVLFWFVVMFAISIAANFYINSKTGGIVKEVTTLTFYIFTGVLLIATALLVIFTISISKAIAKPVNLITGQIRALGEGEVDFTKKIDISSEDEIGVLSKDFNTLMDEIHELNTFKKVIEEDDNIEDVYSRLGKAFSEKIGLNEFIIYEVSNGQKIRPVYPIILNDRDIFCSEEILHNCELCKVKKTGHIISSVEYPDICRQFKPGTGKVHVCIPMIIGGKTGGVVQFLFDKKDYSVEGKDKRLFKAERYIKESLSVIEAKRLTNTLRESALKDSLTGLYNRRFLQEYTETLVAGVLRRQKNVGLMMCDLDFFKQVNDFYGHNVGDSVLKETSEIIRKCVRSSDLVIRFGGEEFLVLMLDINAGETVKVADKIRDTVEKTKIKVSDGVIKKTISLGVSEFPVDTESFWQAIKFADVALYKAKETGRNRVVRFNEAMWTAKEF from the coding sequence ATGCTTCAGAAGTTTTTCAGATTGATCACCTTTGTTGACCTTCCAATCAAAAAGAAATTCACGCTCTTTTCCCTTGGCGTCCTCTTCTGGTTCGTTGTGATGTTTGCAATAAGCATTGCTGCAAATTTTTACATCAACAGTAAAACCGGCGGCATCGTCAAGGAAGTCACCACCCTCACCTTTTACATCTTTACCGGCGTTCTTTTAATAGCAACCGCGCTGCTTGTAATTTTTACAATATCAATCTCAAAGGCCATTGCCAAGCCGGTCAATTTAATCACCGGACAGATCCGCGCGCTGGGAGAAGGCGAAGTGGATTTTACAAAGAAGATCGATATCAGCTCAGAAGATGAGATAGGAGTACTTTCAAAAGACTTCAATACTTTGATGGATGAAATTCATGAACTGAACACCTTCAAAAAAGTCATTGAAGAAGACGACAACATTGAGGATGTTTACTCGCGTCTCGGCAAGGCCTTCAGCGAAAAGATCGGCCTGAATGAGTTCATCATCTACGAGGTTTCCAACGGCCAGAAGATAAGGCCGGTTTACCCGATCATACTGAATGACAGGGACATCTTCTGCAGCGAGGAGATCCTGCATAACTGCGAGCTGTGCAAGGTCAAAAAAACCGGGCATATAATCTCCTCTGTCGAATACCCGGACATCTGCAGACAGTTTAAACCAGGGACCGGAAAGGTGCACGTTTGCATCCCGATGATTATCGGCGGCAAGACAGGCGGTGTCGTCCAGTTCCTTTTTGATAAAAAAGATTACAGCGTTGAAGGGAAAGACAAAAGGCTGTTCAAGGCAGAGCGGTACATAAAGGAGTCTCTCTCCGTGATCGAGGCGAAAAGGCTCACAAATACCCTGCGTGAATCGGCGCTAAAAGATTCCCTGACAGGTCTTTATAACAGGAGGTTCCTGCAGGAGTACACCGAGACGCTTGTGGCCGGAGTGCTCAGGAGGCAGAAAAACGTCGGCCTGATGATGTGCGACCTGGACTTCTTCAAACAGGTAAATGACTTTTACGGGCACAATGTCGGAGACAGCGTCCTTAAAGAGACTTCGGAGATCATCAGGAAATGCGTCAGGTCGTCCGACCTTGTAATACGTTTCGGAGGGGAGGAGTTTCTCGTGCTGATGCTTGACATCAACGCTGGTGAGACAGTAAAGGTAGCTGATAAGATCAGGGACACCGTCGAAAAAACAAAGATAAAGGTGTCTGACGGCGTGATTAAAAAGACCATCAGCCTCGGCGTAAGCGAATTCCCAGTGGATACCGAGAGCTTCTGGCAGGCGATAAAGTTCGCCGACGTGGCCCTTTACAAGGCCAAAGAAACCGGCAGGAACAGGGTCGTGAGATTCAATGAGGCCATGTGGACCGCGAAGGAGTTTTAA
- a CDS encoding aurora kinase A-interacting protein codes for MGSVVKWRKKKMSKHKHRKLLKRTKHQRRK; via the coding sequence TTGGGAAGCGTTGTAAAGTGGCGTAAGAAGAAGATGAGCAAGCACAAGCACAGGAAGCTGCTTAAAAGAACAAAACATCAGAGGAGAAAATAG